The Miltoncostaea oceani genome includes a region encoding these proteins:
- a CDS encoding class I SAM-dependent methyltransferase, producing the protein MTGRAPLRRFLRGNPFPHPYTEGFYFREKMRAIHRVAPDREVRDVLEVGGGRSGLSALLYPGARVVNVDIDPSFAAAPPNRGRTRFVHGDATALPFEAATFDAVTMFDVIEHIPDDRAAIDEALRVLRPGGVLLLTTPNETWRFPSRRWLQPICRSDRSMMDEWGHVRRGYARGELAALVGAEPVTTATFITPVTSIPHDIAFSRLPSPLRRLICTLVSPVTWFAYARHRATDPGTETAYRWDARRA; encoded by the coding sequence GTGACCGGCCGCGCACCCCTCCGGCGCTTCCTGCGCGGCAACCCCTTCCCCCACCCCTACACCGAGGGCTTCTACTTCCGGGAGAAGATGCGCGCCATCCACCGGGTCGCGCCGGATCGGGAGGTGCGAGACGTCCTCGAGGTCGGAGGCGGCCGGAGCGGCCTGTCCGCCCTCCTCTACCCCGGCGCCCGGGTCGTCAACGTCGACATCGATCCCTCGTTCGCCGCCGCGCCACCGAACCGCGGACGGACCAGGTTCGTGCACGGCGACGCGACGGCGTTGCCGTTCGAGGCGGCGACCTTCGACGCCGTGACGATGTTCGACGTGATCGAGCACATCCCCGATGACCGCGCGGCGATCGACGAGGCGCTGCGGGTGCTGAGACCCGGCGGCGTGCTGCTCCTCACGACCCCCAACGAGACGTGGCGGTTCCCGTCGCGCCGGTGGCTCCAGCCGATCTGCCGGAGCGATCGGTCGATGATGGACGAGTGGGGGCACGTGCGACGCGGGTACGCCCGGGGGGAACTCGCCGCGCTCGTCGGAGCGGAACCGGTCACGACCGCGACCTTCATCACGCCGGTCACGTCGATCCCCCACGACATCGCCTTCTCGCGGCTGCCCAGCCCCCTCCGTCGTCTGATCTGCACCCTGGTGTCGCCCGTGACCTGGTTCGCGTACGCCCGCCACCGGGCGACCGACCCGGGCACCGAGACTGCCTACCGCTGGGACGCGCGCCGCGCCTGA
- a CDS encoding glycosyltransferase, giving the protein MEIDIVICTYNRATVLAEVLDALAVQRVPPGMTWSVVVVDNNSTDATAELVQRHVAAGAIPGLRRVVEHTQGLTHARLRGVRSTHADWIAFVDDDCILDDTWVAEATRFASTHPECGAFGSRVILRWEREPEPVIARYGWALAEQDQGDGERRVTGVAGAGMVVRREALTHSRWLERPELDDRVGARLVSGGDVEIAARVAGAGYELWYAGRCRLWHLIPAQRTRRRYVAAVVRGLGASSVYGQALAGPRSEGAWARGAARDLGRDAATLSRHATRALMRRRGLTDLAMDANWFAGRASGLWGLARGGRARRARLLGIAAPRTRRV; this is encoded by the coding sequence ATGGAGATCGACATCGTCATCTGCACCTACAACCGGGCGACGGTGCTCGCGGAGGTGCTCGACGCCCTCGCCGTCCAGCGCGTCCCCCCCGGGATGACCTGGTCGGTGGTCGTCGTCGACAACAACTCGACGGACGCGACGGCGGAGCTGGTGCAGCGACACGTCGCGGCGGGGGCGATCCCCGGGTTGCGCCGCGTCGTGGAACACACGCAGGGGCTGACCCACGCCCGTCTGCGCGGTGTCCGGTCCACCCACGCGGACTGGATCGCCTTCGTCGACGACGACTGCATCCTGGACGACACCTGGGTTGCGGAGGCGACGCGGTTCGCCTCCACACACCCCGAGTGCGGCGCCTTCGGGAGCCGGGTGATCCTGCGCTGGGAGCGGGAGCCCGAGCCCGTCATCGCGCGCTATGGCTGGGCGCTCGCCGAGCAGGACCAAGGCGACGGCGAACGACGGGTCACCGGTGTCGCGGGGGCCGGCATGGTCGTGAGGCGCGAGGCGCTGACGCACTCGCGGTGGCTCGAGCGGCCGGAGCTCGACGACCGCGTCGGCGCACGGCTCGTCTCCGGTGGCGACGTCGAGATCGCCGCCCGCGTCGCCGGCGCGGGATACGAGCTCTGGTACGCCGGGCGCTGCCGCCTGTGGCACCTGATCCCCGCGCAGCGCACGCGCCGGCGCTACGTCGCCGCGGTCGTGCGCGGACTCGGGGCGTCATCGGTCTACGGTCAGGCGCTCGCGGGTCCCCGTTCGGAGGGGGCTTGGGCACGGGGCGCCGCCCGTGACCTCGGCCGCGACGCGGCGACGCTGTCCCGCCACGCCACCCGCGCCCTGATGCGCCGACGCGGGCTCACCGACCTGGCGATGGATGCGAACTGGTTCGCGGGCCGGGCGTCGGGTCTCTGGGGACTCGCCCGCGGCGGTCGCGCACGGAGGGCCCGGCTGCTCGGGATCGCCGCGCCCCGGACGAGGCGCGTCTGA
- a CDS encoding glycosyltransferase family 2 protein, which translates to MTGPRLSVVVISWNERPELERCLDALQRHPAGGGQEVIVVDNGSTDDTHAMLASRAGGVRVVANPDNRGVTVARNQGMRLCRGRIIAMLDSDAYVHPGALDLLCDHLDADPGVGLVGPRLLYEDGTLQESCRRVPSPVALLANRLPAFGRLHAGSARRRYLMIGEDHTRTMDVEYLLGAAMVFRRAVVERIGGFDERFGFSTPGGYGFDDADWALRVRAAGWRVTYVPDAVATHGYRRRLAGQPVSRAGLALGLSYLMLRLKHVGRARRGLGPS; encoded by the coding sequence GTGACCGGACCGCGCCTCTCGGTGGTCGTCATCTCCTGGAACGAGCGGCCCGAGCTGGAGCGCTGCCTGGACGCCCTGCAGCGGCACCCGGCGGGGGGCGGCCAGGAGGTCATCGTGGTCGACAACGGATCGACCGACGACACCCACGCGATGCTCGCGTCCCGGGCGGGAGGGGTGCGTGTGGTCGCGAACCCCGACAACCGGGGCGTCACGGTCGCACGAAACCAGGGCATGCGGCTCTGCCGCGGCCGCATCATCGCGATGCTCGACTCCGACGCCTACGTCCACCCGGGCGCCCTCGACCTGCTCTGCGACCACCTCGACGCGGACCCCGGGGTGGGTCTCGTCGGTCCCCGCCTGCTCTACGAGGACGGCACGCTCCAGGAGAGCTGCCGGCGGGTCCCCTCGCCCGTGGCGCTGCTGGCGAACCGCCTTCCCGCGTTCGGCCGGCTCCACGCGGGGTCCGCCCGCCGCCGCTACCTCATGATCGGCGAGGACCACACCCGCACGATGGACGTGGAGTACCTGCTGGGCGCCGCGATGGTCTTCCGCCGCGCCGTCGTGGAGCGGATCGGGGGCTTCGACGAGCGCTTCGGCTTCAGCACCCCCGGGGGCTACGGCTTCGACGACGCCGACTGGGCGCTGCGCGTACGTGCCGCGGGCTGGCGCGTGACCTACGTGCCCGACGCCGTGGCGACGCACGGCTACCGACGGCGGCTCGCCGGCCAACCGGTGTCACGGGCCGGACTCGCGCTCGGCCTGAGCTACCTGATGCTGCGGCTGAAGCACGTCGGCCGTGCGCGTCGAGGTCTCGGTCCCTCGTGA
- a CDS encoding glycosyltransferase, with amino-acid sequence MTSHLDHGAGHRATGAGAAPPRRMRVVGVDIESSIDELSLDGYEGALIIAFRDDRPVGELIVQRGPERTDPSQAEDSLTRRMRRTLRPAVSRDELEQAAWAAVGRYWEALPRPAVTVAVCTRDRPAQLERCLRALSALDPAPADVVVVDNAGRVPVRPLVERFGFRCVEEPRAGLNNARRRAMAECTTDFLIYTDDDCLPHERWLDGLRRHFSDPMVAAVSGLGCPYTLDSEAQVAFETAVGFSKGYRTRRVDWRSLAPVSAGNVGAGNNMAFRLAALEGLDPFPRELDAGTPTASGGDLYALAVVLASGHRVVYEPSQLVWHDHRADMPELRRVMRGYGRGIGAMLARSVVADHELQAFRAMSWPLHHLLVETVRMRRGERRRIDVVGGLELVRGWVESPVTWVRSMRRQGVSARRPVATAAPPRPHRVIAARIEGGPPDVSVVIPTLGTRPRSLAATLSGLAEQTLDRDRFEVILVPNGPAAGDVGVLAGVDRTLPQVEASLAAARNAGAGAARGDLVVFLDDDIVPEPAGLEAFLRAHRSGPGVLLGPYPPAGLGGSLAEQMAGRWWNDHFTRQARAGHRFSFTDLAGGWMALPARLMEETGGFDTSFDHRSRREDWEFACRVLADGVPFVAVPDARASHHHEITVARLLRDKLAEGYADVLLADRHPAVWGDLHLGRLATPERVGTPAWRAAVAAGERALGPVAGPVHAALRAAEATGSRFAWQALFRRVSGAVYCVGVQRALDDGHPLPAPSSSQTVVDLAGAVVRTSDIAIGEVSVRRGGAELAAFRLPDGQWDGELIVERLLEREEALERFTPAA; translated from the coding sequence GTGACGAGCCACCTCGACCACGGAGCCGGGCACCGGGCGACCGGTGCGGGGGCGGCGCCCCCCCGACGCATGCGGGTGGTCGGAGTCGACATCGAGTCCTCCATCGACGAGCTCTCGCTCGACGGCTACGAGGGCGCCCTGATCATCGCCTTCCGGGACGATCGGCCGGTCGGCGAGCTGATCGTACAGCGCGGCCCCGAGCGCACGGATCCCTCGCAGGCGGAGGATTCCCTCACGCGGCGGATGCGGAGGACGCTTCGGCCGGCGGTCTCCCGCGACGAGCTGGAGCAGGCCGCGTGGGCCGCCGTGGGCCGGTACTGGGAGGCCCTCCCGCGCCCCGCCGTGACGGTCGCGGTGTGCACGCGGGACCGACCCGCCCAGCTCGAGCGCTGCCTGCGTGCCCTCTCCGCCCTCGATCCCGCGCCCGCGGACGTCGTCGTCGTCGACAACGCGGGGCGCGTCCCGGTGCGCCCCCTCGTCGAGCGCTTCGGCTTCCGCTGCGTCGAGGAGCCCAGAGCCGGTCTGAACAACGCGCGCCGCCGCGCCATGGCGGAGTGCACGACGGACTTCCTGATCTACACGGACGACGACTGCCTGCCGCACGAACGCTGGCTCGACGGCCTGCGCCGTCACTTCTCCGATCCGATGGTGGCCGCGGTCTCGGGCCTCGGGTGCCCGTACACCCTCGATTCGGAGGCGCAGGTCGCGTTCGAGACGGCGGTGGGGTTCAGCAAGGGGTACCGCACCCGGCGCGTGGACTGGCGGTCTCTCGCGCCGGTGAGCGCCGGCAACGTGGGCGCCGGGAACAACATGGCGTTCCGCCTCGCCGCCCTGGAGGGGCTCGACCCGTTCCCACGCGAGCTCGACGCGGGGACGCCGACGGCATCGGGGGGTGACCTCTACGCCCTCGCGGTCGTCCTCGCCTCCGGCCACAGGGTCGTCTACGAACCGTCGCAGCTGGTCTGGCACGACCACCGCGCCGACATGCCGGAGCTCCGGCGCGTCATGCGCGGCTACGGACGCGGGATCGGCGCGATGCTCGCCCGCTCGGTCGTCGCCGACCACGAACTGCAGGCGTTCCGCGCCATGTCGTGGCCCCTCCACCACCTGCTCGTCGAGACCGTTCGCATGCGCCGCGGGGAACGCCGCCGGATCGACGTCGTTGGCGGCCTCGAACTCGTCCGCGGCTGGGTGGAGTCACCGGTCACCTGGGTTCGTTCGATGCGGCGGCAGGGTGTGTCCGCGCGCCGACCGGTCGCGACGGCGGCGCCGCCGCGGCCGCATCGTGTGATCGCCGCCCGGATCGAGGGGGGGCCGCCGGACGTCAGCGTGGTGATCCCCACCCTCGGTACGCGTCCCCGTTCGTTGGCCGCCACGCTGTCTGGCCTCGCCGAGCAGACCCTCGACCGCGACCGCTTTGAGGTGATCCTCGTGCCGAACGGCCCGGCGGCCGGCGACGTCGGCGTCCTGGCGGGAGTGGACCGGACGCTCCCGCAGGTCGAGGCCAGTCTGGCCGCGGCCCGGAACGCGGGCGCGGGGGCGGCGCGCGGGGATCTGGTGGTGTTCCTCGACGATGACATCGTCCCGGAGCCCGCGGGGCTGGAGGCGTTCCTCCGCGCACACCGGTCCGGCCCGGGCGTCCTGCTCGGACCGTATCCGCCGGCCGGGCTCGGCGGGAGCCTTGCCGAGCAGATGGCGGGACGGTGGTGGAACGACCACTTCACCCGTCAGGCGCGGGCGGGTCACCGCTTCAGCTTCACGGACCTCGCCGGGGGCTGGATGGCGCTCCCGGCCCGGTTGATGGAGGAGACGGGGGGGTTCGACACCTCGTTCGACCACCGGTCGCGACGCGAGGACTGGGAGTTCGCGTGCCGGGTGCTCGCCGACGGGGTGCCGTTCGTCGCCGTGCCGGACGCCCGCGCGTCGCACCATCACGAGATCACCGTGGCGCGCCTGCTCCGGGACAAGCTCGCCGAGGGCTACGCGGACGTCCTGCTGGCGGACCGCCACCCGGCGGTGTGGGGGGACCTCCACCTCGGGCGGCTCGCGACACCCGAGCGGGTGGGGACGCCCGCCTGGAGGGCGGCGGTCGCCGCGGGGGAGCGGGCGCTCGGTCCCGTCGCGGGTCCCGTCCACGCGGCGCTGCGCGCGGCGGAGGCGACGGGCTCGCGCTTCGCGTGGCAGGCGCTCTTCCGGCGCGTGTCGGGTGCGGTCTACTGCGTCGGCGTCCAGCGCGCCCTCGACGACGGCCATCCCCTCCCGGCGCCGTCGTCCTCGCAGACCGTCGTCGATCTCGCCGGGGCGGTCGTCCGGACGTCGGACATCGCGATCGGGGAGGTCAGCGTCCGGCGGGGTGGCGCGGAGCTCGCCGCGTTCCGGCTGCCCGATGGCCAGTGGGACGGCGAGCTGATCGTCGAGCGCCTCCTGGAACGGGAGGAGGCGCTGGAGAGGTTCACCCCGGCGGCGTGA
- a CDS encoding ABC transporter permease, giving the protein MAIDVRERWTENPPSGSVRWQRTRELWDARELVGFLALRDLKARYKQAVFGFGWAVVQPLAGALVFALVFRGLADVSSDGLPYLVFALVGFVVWSYFSLSLNSATSTLIVNSSMVTKVYFPRIAAPIAALLPGLLNMAVGFGVVAVAMVVFGAAPTLAILALPLCVLAAILVALGPSLILATLHVKYRDVAAAIGLVTQMWLLASPVAYPSSLVPDRWQWLYAMNPVAGLIDVTRWSIAGGPWPGPDLAISAGVALVLMVWGLVYFQRAERRFADII; this is encoded by the coding sequence ATGGCGATCGACGTCCGGGAGCGGTGGACCGAGAACCCCCCCTCGGGCAGCGTGCGTTGGCAGCGCACCCGGGAGCTGTGGGACGCCCGCGAACTCGTCGGGTTCCTCGCGTTGCGCGACCTGAAGGCCCGGTACAAGCAGGCGGTCTTCGGTTTCGGCTGGGCCGTCGTGCAGCCGCTGGCGGGTGCGCTGGTCTTCGCGCTCGTCTTCCGGGGGCTCGCCGACGTGTCGAGCGACGGACTGCCCTACCTGGTCTTCGCCCTTGTCGGCTTCGTCGTCTGGTCGTACTTCTCGCTCAGCCTCAACTCGGCCACCAGCACCCTGATCGTGAACTCGTCGATGGTGACCAAGGTGTACTTCCCCCGCATCGCCGCCCCGATCGCGGCGCTGCTCCCCGGGCTGCTCAACATGGCGGTGGGGTTCGGGGTCGTCGCCGTCGCGATGGTCGTCTTCGGCGCCGCCCCGACGCTCGCCATCCTCGCCCTGCCGCTGTGCGTGCTCGCCGCGATCCTGGTCGCCCTCGGGCCGAGCCTGATACTCGCGACCCTGCACGTGAAGTACCGGGACGTCGCCGCCGCCATCGGACTCGTCACGCAGATGTGGCTCCTCGCGAGCCCGGTGGCCTACCCCAGCAGCCTGGTCCCCGACCGGTGGCAGTGGCTCTATGCGATGAACCCCGTCGCGGGGCTCATCGACGTGACGCGCTGGTCGATCGCCGGTGGACCGTGGCCGGGTCCTGACCTCGCCATCTCCGCCGGCGTCGCCCTGGTGCTCATGGTGTGGGGGCTCGTGTACTTCCAGCGGGCCGAGCGCCGCTTCGCGGACATCATCTGA
- a CDS encoding ABC transporter ATP-binding protein, whose protein sequence is MAPPRVIVDGVSKRYLLGEHHGGQGNIRDAVTTRVSRLVRGTPRREPAEVWSLRDVSLEIGAGEAFGVIGRNGAGKSTLLKLLSRITEPTSGVVRMRGRVGALLEVGTGFHQELTGRENVYLNGAILGMRRREIDRRFDEIVAFAGIDGFLDTPVKRYSTGMSMRLAFAVAAHLDTDIMIVDEVLAVGDGAFQRKCLNRMGELEGEGRTVVLVSHNLDAISRLCGTCAWLDHGRLRAVGPTSEVIDAYVSAGVEPVARREFVGADAGPVRLRSAAIVDRHGRSSAVLPRDQPFDLEVSFEVRSLVPALDIGVYVEDFRNVRVLDEAWSDTFTGDRGEPGEYVARLTIPPVLPVGDYAIGIWMASHELLAHEPEALLVRLDGTIARSSDGVVQLGLPWHVERHADVAAEERR, encoded by the coding sequence ATGGCGCCACCCCGGGTCATCGTCGACGGCGTCTCCAAGAGGTACCTGCTCGGTGAGCACCACGGGGGGCAGGGCAACATCCGCGACGCCGTCACGACCCGCGTGTCGCGATTGGTGCGCGGCACCCCCCGGCGCGAGCCGGCCGAGGTGTGGTCGTTGCGTGACGTCAGCCTCGAGATCGGTGCCGGCGAGGCGTTCGGCGTGATCGGTCGCAACGGTGCCGGCAAGAGCACCCTGCTCAAGCTGCTCAGCCGGATCACGGAACCGACGTCGGGGGTCGTCCGGATGCGCGGACGCGTCGGTGCGCTGCTCGAGGTCGGCACCGGCTTCCACCAGGAGCTGACGGGTCGCGAGAACGTCTACCTGAACGGCGCGATCCTCGGCATGCGAAGGCGGGAGATCGACCGCCGGTTCGATGAGATCGTCGCCTTCGCGGGGATCGACGGCTTCCTCGACACGCCGGTGAAGCGGTACTCGACGGGCATGTCGATGCGGTTGGCGTTCGCGGTCGCCGCCCACCTGGACACCGACATCATGATCGTCGACGAGGTCCTGGCCGTCGGTGACGGGGCGTTCCAGCGCAAGTGCCTGAACCGGATGGGCGAGCTGGAGGGCGAGGGCAGGACGGTCGTGCTGGTCAGCCACAACCTCGATGCGATCTCGCGGCTGTGCGGTACGTGCGCCTGGCTCGACCACGGACGACTGCGCGCCGTCGGCCCGACGTCGGAGGTCATCGACGCCTACGTCTCGGCCGGTGTCGAACCGGTCGCACGCCGCGAGTTCGTCGGCGCCGACGCCGGTCCGGTGCGCCTCCGCTCGGCGGCGATCGTCGACCGCCACGGGCGGTCGTCGGCGGTCCTCCCGCGTGATCAGCCGTTCGACCTCGAGGTCTCCTTCGAGGTCCGGAGCCTGGTCCCCGCCCTCGACATCGGCGTCTACGTCGAGGACTTCCGCAACGTGAGGGTCCTGGACGAGGCATGGTCGGACACGTTCACGGGGGATCGTGGCGAGCCGGGTGAGTACGTCGCCCGCCTGACGATCCCCCCCGTCCTGCCGGTGGGTGACTACGCGATCGGGATCTGGATGGCGTCGCACGAACTGCTGGCGCATGAACCGGAGGCGTTGCTCGTGCGCCTCGACGGGACCATCGCGCGGAGTTCGGACGGGGTGGTGCAACTCGGCCTGCCCTGGCACGTGGAACGCCATGCCGACGTCGCGGCCGAGGAGCGGCGCTGA
- a CDS encoding glycosyltransferase family 4 protein produces the protein MTLEGFRDDMTGGWTFGYVEALKSAGMSPFLVLVSARVRRPVRWIHRDTGAPMWVLPAARAFRATRGRRLRLAPLLATPPVRLAGALRAERCRAVICQEYEYPRFDACVLTGRVLGIPCFGTFQGGDRPNALEKPLRPLTIRLSSGLIVGSSRERGRVRSTYHPPPGKVAAIPNPLDLAEWGPSDRGAAREELAVADGRTVVVWHGRIDIPQKGLDVLVEAWRRVSSRRPGRDVLLLIGSGRDTADMARLVGTLPAGSVDWRDEFVLDRGRMRRFLAAGDVYVFPSRHEGFPVAPVEAIACGLPVVAADAPGVADIFPEGERSGGLIVPCEDPDALAEALVGLLEHPDRRAAMREHALRRAQEGFSLESVGARLRDFLVARGVTPPG, from the coding sequence GTGACGCTGGAGGGCTTCCGTGACGACATGACCGGCGGGTGGACCTTCGGGTACGTCGAGGCCCTCAAGAGCGCCGGCATGTCGCCGTTCCTCGTCCTGGTCTCCGCACGCGTCCGGCGCCCGGTGCGATGGATCCACCGGGACACGGGCGCGCCGATGTGGGTGCTGCCGGCCGCGCGGGCCTTCCGGGCCACCCGCGGTCGACGGTTGCGGCTGGCGCCGTTGCTCGCGACGCCGCCCGTCCGGCTCGCGGGCGCGCTGAGAGCCGAGCGCTGCCGCGCGGTGATCTGCCAGGAGTACGAGTACCCGCGGTTCGACGCGTGCGTGCTCACCGGACGGGTCCTCGGCATCCCCTGCTTCGGGACGTTCCAGGGGGGCGACCGCCCGAACGCCCTCGAGAAGCCGCTCCGGCCGCTGACCATCCGCCTCTCCTCCGGCCTGATCGTGGGTTCGTCGCGCGAGCGCGGCCGTGTCCGGTCGACCTACCACCCCCCGCCGGGGAAGGTCGCCGCCATCCCGAACCCCCTCGACCTCGCCGAATGGGGTCCCAGCGACCGCGGCGCCGCGCGCGAGGAGCTGGCCGTCGCCGACGGACGGACCGTCGTCGTGTGGCACGGCCGGATCGACATACCCCAGAAGGGCCTCGACGTCCTCGTCGAGGCGTGGCGGCGAGTCTCCTCCCGGCGCCCCGGACGCGACGTCCTCCTGCTGATCGGATCGGGGCGCGACACGGCGGACATGGCCCGCCTCGTCGGCACGCTCCCGGCGGGATCGGTCGACTGGCGCGACGAGTTCGTCCTGGACCGCGGCCGCATGCGGCGGTTCCTCGCCGCCGGGGACGTCTACGTCTTCCCCTCACGTCACGAGGGTTTCCCGGTCGCCCCCGTCGAGGCGATCGCGTGCGGCCTGCCCGTCGTGGCGGCCGACGCGCCGGGGGTCGCCGACATCTTCCCGGAGGGTGAGCGCTCGGGGGGCCTGATCGTGCCCTGCGAGGATCCCGACGCTCTCGCGGAGGCACTCGTCGGGCTGCTGGAGCACCCCGACCGGCGGGCGGCGATGCGGGAGCACGCCTTGCGGCGCGCACAGGAGGGTTTCTCGCTCGAGTCCGTCGGCGCCCGCCTGCGGGACTTCCTCGTCGCCCGGGGCGTCACGCCGCCGGGGTGA
- a CDS encoding glycosyltransferase family 2 protein has protein sequence MTAPSPMRLVPVDLADGLDTLLDTTADGPDVFAPLWWRSLPIGHVELDARTLADRRGVERAVADATWPAVAHHTLPGGFPAAPPLPGARPPVTPPAGFQDWSPDPARLAPLAGAPALHPPAWPLDVSVVVCTRERPEQLARCLASLSRGTVAPDEIIVVDNAPASGATRDVVAAATGPGVRWVPEPRRGLSHARNTGVSAASGATIAFTDDDTEVHPDWLWRIVRPLEDPAVWSATGLVLPADLSSPAQVLFEKGFGGFSQGYRPITFDSRFVTAWRGRAVPVWQVGAGANMAVRRSAFERVGLFDERLGAGATGCSEDSELWLRILMAGGVCRYEPTAVVHHHHRADIAGLRRLAHDYVRGHVAALLVEYARHHRIGELRRAYLEMPRHIATDLARRVTSGDASPWGMSRPGLTGYLRGAARVDLAVRRRRAPAVGRAITEPAPRSARA, from the coding sequence GTGACCGCCCCGTCCCCGATGCGACTGGTCCCGGTCGACCTGGCGGACGGACTCGACACGCTGCTCGACACGACGGCGGACGGCCCGGACGTCTTCGCCCCCCTCTGGTGGCGGAGCCTGCCGATCGGCCACGTCGAGCTCGACGCGCGAACCCTCGCCGATCGGCGCGGCGTGGAGCGCGCCGTCGCGGACGCCACGTGGCCGGCGGTCGCCCACCACACGCTCCCCGGCGGGTTTCCCGCCGCGCCGCCGCTCCCGGGCGCGCGCCCCCCGGTCACCCCACCGGCCGGCTTCCAGGACTGGTCTCCCGATCCGGCGCGCCTCGCCCCGCTCGCGGGAGCCCCGGCACTCCACCCCCCCGCGTGGCCGCTCGACGTCTCGGTGGTGGTCTGCACCCGTGAACGCCCCGAACAGCTCGCCCGCTGTCTCGCGTCGCTCTCGCGCGGCACCGTCGCACCGGACGAGATCATCGTCGTGGACAACGCGCCGGCCTCGGGCGCGACCCGCGACGTCGTCGCCGCCGCGACGGGGCCCGGCGTGCGTTGGGTCCCCGAGCCGCGTCGCGGCCTGAGCCACGCCCGCAACACCGGCGTGTCCGCAGCATCGGGGGCGACCATCGCGTTCACCGACGACGACACCGAGGTCCATCCCGACTGGCTGTGGCGGATCGTCCGCCCCCTCGAGGATCCGGCAGTGTGGTCCGCGACGGGTCTCGTCCTCCCGGCCGACCTCTCCTCACCCGCCCAGGTGCTGTTCGAGAAGGGGTTCGGCGGCTTCTCGCAGGGGTACCGGCCGATCACCTTCGACTCGCGGTTCGTCACGGCCTGGCGGGGACGCGCGGTGCCGGTCTGGCAGGTCGGTGCGGGGGCCAACATGGCCGTGCGGCGCAGCGCCTTCGAGCGGGTCGGCCTGTTCGACGAACGGCTCGGCGCGGGCGCGACGGGCTGCAGCGAGGACTCGGAGCTGTGGCTCCGCATCCTCATGGCCGGAGGGGTCTGCCGCTACGAGCCCACCGCCGTCGTCCACCACCACCACCGAGCCGACATCGCGGGCCTGCGACGACTCGCCCACGACTACGTGCGCGGCCACGTGGCCGCGCTGCTCGTCGAGTACGCCCGCCACCACCGGATCGGCGAGCTGCGTCGCGCCTACCTCGAGATGCCGCGCCACATCGCCACCGACCTCGCGCGACGCGTCACATCGGGCGACGCCTCGCCGTGGGGGATGTCGCGGCCAGGCCTCACCGGCTACCTGCGGGGAGCGGCCCGGGTCGATCTCGCCGTGCGCCGCCGGCGGGCGCCGGCGGTCGGCCGGGCGATCACCGAGCCGGCGCCCCGGAGCGCACGGGCGTGA
- a CDS encoding beta-1,6-N-acetylglucosaminyltransferase, translating into MRIAYIIHAHTLPDQLVRLVEALHSPRSSFYIHFDRKSPDAQHRHVVSGLAHLSDVHHMPRRRVHWGGFGSVQATLTAIDAALAARPAVDVAVLLSGQDYPIRPTHAVEDALARVAVRCHLQHTLLPDASFPDESARYERWHFARPRFAFPPRRLPLPAPRRFPAGYRPHRGSAFWGLSRAGMELVRSTCRDDPRFVRFFRYVFIPDEMFFQSLLMSSPLAPTVVDDDLHFTDWTARGSHPATLGPDHLEAMAAATAPFARKFDERVHPGFLDAVDARLRDTSTPRERRPG; encoded by the coding sequence GTGAGGATCGCCTACATCATCCACGCGCACACTCTGCCCGATCAGCTCGTACGTCTGGTGGAGGCGCTCCACTCGCCGCGGTCATCCTTCTACATCCACTTCGACCGCAAATCCCCCGACGCGCAGCACCGGCACGTGGTCAGCGGCCTCGCGCACCTGTCCGACGTGCACCACATGCCGCGCCGGCGGGTCCACTGGGGTGGCTTCGGGTCGGTCCAGGCGACGCTCACCGCGATCGACGCCGCACTCGCCGCCCGCCCCGCCGTCGATGTCGCCGTCCTGCTCAGTGGCCAGGACTACCCCATCCGTCCGACGCACGCCGTCGAGGACGCCCTCGCGCGGGTGGCGGTCCGCTGCCACCTGCAGCACACGTTGCTCCCCGACGCCTCGTTCCCGGATGAGAGCGCCCGCTACGAGCGCTGGCACTTCGCACGCCCGCGGTTCGCGTTCCCCCCACGGCGTCTGCCCCTGCCGGCACCGCGTCGGTTCCCGGCGGGCTACCGACCCCACCGCGGCTCCGCCTTCTGGGGGCTCTCCCGCGCGGGGATGGAGCTCGTCCGGAGCACCTGCCGCGACGACCCGCGTTTCGTCCGTTTCTTCCGATACGTCTTCATCCCGGACGAGATGTTCTTCCAGTCCCTGCTCATGAGCTCGCCCCTGGCGCCGACGGTCGTGGACGACGACCTGCACTTCACGGACTGGACGGCGCGCGGCTCGCACCCCGCGACGCTCGGACCGGACCACCTCGAGGCCATGGCGGCCGCCACGGCGCCCTTCGCACGCAAGTTCGACGAACGGGTCCACCCCGGCTTCCTCGATGCCGTCGACGCGCGGCTGCGCGACACCTCGACGCCCCGCGAGAGGCGCCCCGGATGA